Proteins encoded within one genomic window of Acidovorax sp. 107:
- a CDS encoding branched-chain amino acid ABC transporter permease — protein sequence MNPKNTATIGYGLLLLALIAAPFLGAYPVFVMKLMCFALFASAFNLLLGYTGLLSFGHAAFLGGAAYVAGHAIKVWGLTPEVGLLLGTAGGALLGLLFGWLAIRRQGIYFSMITLALAQMLFFACLQAPFTGGEDGLQGVPRGKLFGVIDLQSDLVMYYVALVIVVAAFLLIVRTIHSPFGQVLKGIKENEPRAISLGYDTHRFKLLAFVLSAALAGLAGSLKTLVLGFATLSDVHWTASGQVILMTLVGGLGTLSGPLIGSAVVVLLENKIGEFGNLLAALTSVEWFKTLGESVTMVTGLIFVVCVLAFRRGIMGEIIAWLAQRRAGNSAKH from the coding sequence ATGAATCCCAAGAACACTGCCACCATTGGTTACGGCCTGCTGTTGCTGGCCCTCATTGCCGCACCGTTTCTCGGCGCCTACCCGGTCTTTGTGATGAAGCTCATGTGCTTTGCACTGTTTGCTTCAGCGTTCAATCTGCTGCTCGGTTACACCGGCCTGCTGTCTTTCGGCCACGCGGCCTTCCTCGGTGGCGCTGCCTACGTGGCTGGCCACGCCATCAAGGTGTGGGGCCTGACGCCTGAAGTGGGCCTGCTGCTGGGCACCGCCGGGGGGGCGCTGCTGGGCTTGCTGTTTGGCTGGCTGGCCATTCGTCGCCAGGGCATCTACTTCTCCATGATCACACTGGCGCTGGCGCAGATGCTGTTCTTTGCCTGCCTGCAAGCTCCCTTCACGGGCGGTGAAGACGGCCTGCAGGGCGTGCCGCGCGGCAAGCTGTTTGGCGTGATTGATCTCCAAAGCGACCTGGTGATGTACTACGTGGCGCTGGTCATCGTGGTCGCAGCCTTCCTGCTGATCGTGCGCACCATCCATTCGCCTTTTGGCCAGGTGCTCAAGGGCATCAAGGAGAACGAGCCCCGCGCCATCTCGCTGGGCTACGACACACACCGCTTCAAGCTGCTGGCATTTGTGCTGTCGGCCGCGCTGGCTGGCCTTGCTGGCTCTCTCAAGACCCTGGTACTGGGCTTTGCCACGCTGTCCGACGTGCACTGGACGGCGTCGGGCCAGGTCATCTTGATGACGCTGGTGGGGGGGCTGGGCACGTTGTCGGGTCCGCTTATCGGCTCGGCCGTGGTGGTGCTGCTGGAGAACAAGATTGGCGAATTCGGCAACCTGCTGGCCGCACTGACCAGCGTCGAATGGTTCAAGACCTTGGGCGAGTCCGTCACCATGGTCACTGGCCTGATCTTCGTCGTCTGCGTGCTGGCCTTCCGCCGCGGCATCATGGGCGAGATCATCGCCTGGCTGGCACAACGCCGCGCAGGGAACTCCGCCAAGCATTGA
- a CDS encoding PLP-dependent cysteine synthase family protein: MPLPSPWLHEAIARIEADYQRSADTHLIPLRLPAFAAHGIDLYLKDESTHPTGSLKHRLARSLFLYALCNGWVHEGSTIVESSSGSTAVSEAYFARLLGLPFVAVMPRSTSPEKIAQIEFHGGRCHFVDSAGAVYDAARAIAEETGGHYMDQFTYAERATDWRGNNNIAESMFTQMAREPHPVPRWIVVGAGTGGTCATIGRYVRYQRHATQVCVADPAGSVFSAYHRTGDAQLTAPGSRIEGIGRPRVEPSFIRTLVDRMVDVADCESIAAMRALSQLLGRRVGPSTGTNFVAMLTLASEMRERGERGSILSLLCDAGERYLPTYFDTAWVDRTFGDCSAAQQKVDGLIG, translated from the coding sequence ATGCCCCTCCCCTCCCCCTGGCTCCACGAAGCCATCGCCCGCATCGAAGCCGACTACCAGCGCAGCGCCGACACGCACCTCATCCCGCTGCGCCTGCCCGCCTTTGCCGCGCATGGCATTGACCTGTACCTCAAGGACGAATCCACCCACCCCACGGGCAGCCTGAAGCACCGACTGGCGCGGTCGCTGTTTCTGTACGCGCTGTGCAATGGCTGGGTGCATGAGGGCTCGACCATCGTCGAGTCGTCCAGCGGCTCCACGGCGGTGAGCGAGGCCTACTTTGCACGCCTGCTGGGGCTGCCGTTTGTGGCGGTGATGCCGCGCAGCACCTCGCCCGAAAAGATCGCACAGATCGAGTTCCATGGCGGGCGTTGCCACTTTGTGGACAGCGCGGGCGCGGTGTACGACGCAGCCCGTGCGATTGCCGAAGAAACGGGCGGCCACTACATGGACCAGTTCACCTATGCCGAGCGCGCGACCGACTGGCGGGGCAACAACAACATTGCCGAGAGCATGTTCACGCAGATGGCGCGCGAGCCGCACCCTGTGCCGCGCTGGATTGTGGTGGGCGCGGGCACGGGTGGCACCTGTGCGACCATTGGCCGCTATGTGCGCTACCAGCGCCATGCCACGCAGGTGTGTGTGGCCGACCCGGCGGGGTCGGTGTTCAGCGCCTACCACCGCACGGGCGATGCCCAGCTGACGGCACCAGGATCGCGCATTGAAGGCATTGGCCGCCCGCGTGTGGAGCCGAGCTTTATCCGCACGCTCGTGGACCGCATGGTGGATGTGGCGGACTGCGAATCCATCGCCGCCATGCGCGCGCTGTCGCAGCTGCTGGGGCGGCGCGTGGGGCCATCCACCGGTACCAACTTTGTGGCCATGCTCACACTGGCCAGCGAGATGCGTGAGCGGGGCGAGCGCGGCTCGATCCTGTCGCTGCTGTGCGATGCGGGCGAGCGCTACCTACCCACGTATTTCGACACGGCGTGGGTAGACCGCACGTTTGGCGATTGCTCGGCCGCACAGCAGAAGGTGGATGGCCTGATCGGCTGA
- a CDS encoding branched-chain amino acid ABC transporter permease: protein MEIFGVSLPGLLSQLLLGLVNGSFYAILSLGLAVIFGLLNVINFAHGALFMTGALLTWMAMNYFGINYWLMLVLAPLVVGLFGVLIERLLLRWIYKLDHLYGLLLTLGLTLLIEGVFRSIYGVSGLGYDTPELLEGATSLGFMIMPNYRAWVVVASVVVCLATWYVIEKTKLGAYLRAGTENPRLVEAFGINVPVMVTLTYAFGAALAAFAGVLAAPVYQVTPLMGQNLIIVVFAVVVIGGMGSIMGSILTGLGLGIIEGFTKVFYPEASSTVVFVIMVIVLLIRPAGLFGKEK from the coding sequence ATGGAAATCTTTGGTGTCTCATTGCCTGGTTTGTTGAGCCAGCTCCTTCTGGGGCTGGTCAATGGATCGTTTTACGCAATCCTCAGCTTGGGGCTGGCTGTGATCTTTGGCCTGCTCAACGTCATCAACTTCGCGCATGGTGCGCTGTTCATGACCGGGGCGTTGTTGACATGGATGGCCATGAACTACTTCGGCATCAACTACTGGTTGATGCTGGTGCTGGCACCGCTGGTGGTGGGCCTGTTCGGGGTGCTGATAGAGCGCCTGTTGCTGCGCTGGATCTACAAGCTCGACCATCTGTACGGGCTGCTGCTCACGCTGGGCCTCACGCTGCTGATCGAAGGCGTGTTCCGCTCCATCTACGGCGTCTCAGGCCTGGGCTACGACACGCCTGAACTGCTGGAAGGTGCTACCAGCCTGGGCTTCATGATCATGCCCAATTACCGCGCCTGGGTCGTGGTGGCTTCGGTGGTGGTGTGCCTTGCCACCTGGTATGTGATCGAAAAAACCAAGCTCGGTGCCTACCTGCGCGCCGGCACTGAAAACCCGCGTCTGGTCGAGGCCTTCGGCATCAACGTGCCGGTGATGGTGACACTGACCTACGCCTTTGGCGCAGCGCTGGCCGCCTTTGCCGGGGTGTTGGCCGCCCCGGTGTACCAGGTTACGCCGCTCATGGGCCAGAACCTCATCATCGTGGTGTTTGCCGTGGTGGTGATCGGTGGCATGGGCTCCATCATGGGCTCCATCCTCACCGGGCTGGGCCTGGGGATCATCGAAGGTTTCACCAAGGTGTTCTACCCCGAAGCGTCTTCCACCGTGGTGTTTGTCATCATGGTCATCGTTCTTCTCATTCGCCCCGCCGGCCTGTTCGGCAAAGAAAAATAA
- a CDS encoding lipocalin-like domain-containing protein, producing the protein MPSSPLPLGSLPLVPGPMVTRRQWLAQQMPWGLAAVGAAGWLPPAAHALPARTLVFPRDHGSHPELRTEWWYITGHVQAQGQPWGFQITFFRSRVDGTQQLQSAFAAKHLLFAHAAITDVRGQRLVHDQRIARAGFGVAQASEADTRIRLQDWTLERSNTARGKPDFAASRYTTHIVGSEFGLDLVFDSTQPALLQGQQGLSRKGPDAEQASYYYSQPQLAVSGTLQVGNKRMAVTPDTGRAWMDHEWSEALLHPEAQGWDWIGMNLHDGSALTAFRLRRADGTALWAGGSWRAPGQPAQVFGAQSVAFTPLRWWTSPRSGARYPVQWQVQTPAGTFAVNALLDNQELDSSGSTGAIYWEGLSDLMGAKGQPVGRGYLEMTGYAKPLRI; encoded by the coding sequence ATGCCCTCTTCTCCGTTGCCCTTAGGTTCTTTGCCGCTCGTCCCCGGCCCCATGGTCACGCGCCGGCAGTGGCTGGCACAGCAGATGCCCTGGGGCCTGGCGGCCGTGGGGGCTGCAGGGTGGTTGCCCCCTGCCGCGCATGCCTTGCCGGCACGTACGCTGGTCTTTCCACGCGATCACGGCAGCCACCCGGAGCTGCGCACCGAGTGGTGGTACATCACCGGTCATGTGCAGGCGCAGGGGCAACCCTGGGGTTTTCAGATCACGTTCTTCCGCTCTCGGGTAGATGGCACACAGCAGCTGCAGTCGGCCTTTGCGGCCAAACACCTGCTGTTTGCACACGCCGCCATCACCGATGTGCGCGGCCAGCGGCTGGTGCATGACCAGCGGATTGCGCGTGCCGGTTTTGGGGTGGCGCAAGCCAGTGAGGCCGACACCCGCATCCGCCTGCAGGACTGGACGCTGGAGCGCAGCAACACCGCACGCGGCAAGCCAGACTTTGCAGCCAGCCGCTACACCACCCACATCGTGGGCAGCGAATTTGGGCTGGACCTGGTGTTTGACAGCACACAGCCCGCACTGCTGCAGGGGCAACAAGGGCTGTCCCGCAAGGGGCCGGACGCCGAGCAGGCCAGCTACTACTACAGCCAGCCCCAGCTCGCCGTCAGCGGAACCTTGCAGGTGGGCAATAAACGCATGGCGGTGACGCCCGACACGGGCCGCGCCTGGATGGACCACGAGTGGAGCGAGGCACTGCTGCACCCCGAGGCCCAAGGGTGGGACTGGATCGGCATGAACCTGCACGACGGCAGCGCGCTGACCGCCTTCCGACTGCGGCGGGCTGATGGTACTGCGTTATGGGCGGGGGGGTCGTGGCGGGCGCCCGGGCAGCCGGCGCAGGTGTTTGGGGCGCAATCTGTGGCGTTCACGCCCTTGCGGTGGTGGACCAGCCCGCGCAGTGGCGCGCGCTACCCGGTGCAATGGCAGGTGCAAACGCCCGCAGGCACCTTTGCAGTGAACGCGCTACTGGACAACCAGGAGCTGGACAGCAGCGGATCGACAGGTGCGATCTATTGGGAAGGGCTGTCGGACCTGATGGGTGCCAAAGGCCAACCCGTAGGCAGGGGGTACCTGGAGATGACCGGATATGCAAAGCCGCTGCGCATCTAA